The Chryseobacterium shigense genome segment AGCCTATATGTCACCCGGTTCTGTAACGGAAATTCTGCACTTTTTCACTGCCGAGTATTCCCATGAAATGAAGACTGCAGACGGAGGCGGCCTTGAAGAGGAAGGTGAAAACATTGAAGTCCTGGAGCTTCCTTTTAATGATGCCCTTGCCATGATAGACAACGGAGAGATTATGGATGCAAAAACCATTATGCTGCTGCAGTACCTGCGTATCAAAAATATTGTATAGAAATCCAATGAAAGAAATAGTTTCAGTACTGGTTTTGCTCAGTCTTTTATATTGTAAGGAAGAACCGAAAAAAGAAAACATATCTGTCAGACAAGAGATTCCTGACACTTCCAAGACTGAAACCGTAAAAGATGTTGTATATACTGAATTTAAACCGGAAAGTATTCCCAATTTAAAAATCGAAGGATTTGATGTTGAGGAAGCATTCTCTGTTGAAGGAAACAGCATTGTGGCAGGACACTATCAGTCTGTTGACGGTAAAATTACTTTACCGGACACTGAAGAAAACTGGGGAAAAAGACTTTTAATGCTGAACAGTAAGAACCAAATCATCTATCAGTCCAAAGGATCAGGAGAAGCCTATATTTATCAGCCCTATTTTTATAAAAACAATCTGAATGGCAATATCATCATTGTCTGCCAGCAGGCTTTTGAGTATTTCTTTGGCGGTGATGCATTTGTATTGGAAAAAGGAAAAATAAAGTATCTTGGCAATTTAGATATTGAACCTAAGAATGATGAAAAGAAATTAACCGATATCTTAAAAATTAAAGAATCAGATAATAAAATTACTTTTACTTTTGAGACGGATTCATTAGTCCTGAAACCAGGAAGCGAAGATATTGTCATCAGAAATAATAATGTGAAATATGTATATGACCATCAGTCATTAAAATTATACCGGTAAGATGATAATTAAGATCGTTAGGGCACTTGCTATCATTTCAATTCTAATTTTCAGTATTCTGATGCTGAAAGTCATCTCCCAGTACACAGGATTTGATAAAAATGTGGGTTTCCTTATGTTCAAGCAGAAAGTTGTCAGCAATCCGTATTGGATGGCATTTTTTTATATTCATATTTTTTCAATCACACTTTGTTTGCTGGCAGGACTTACGCAGTTTTCGGGCCGGTTTTTAAGAGAGAACCGGAAACTTCACCGGTGGATAGGTAAAATATATGTTTACAATATTCTGATCATCAATGTTCCGGCTTGTTTTGTATTGGGATTATTTTCAAATGGCGGAGTCATCGGGATTTCGGGCTTTTTGCTCCAGGATATTCTTTGGGCTTATTTTACCGTTACTGCTGTTATTTCCATTAAAAAAGGAAATATTCAGGTCCATAAAAAATATATGATCCTTAGTTATGCGGTGACAACCACAGCCATTACCTTCAGGATCATCAAGAACCTGATCTATCAGGAAAACCGGTATGATTATGAGCTTTTTTACGGACTGAATGTCTGGATTTCCCTGCTAGTCAATCTTTCTGCAGCATATTTTATCATAAGAAATCAAAGAACATTACCTTCCCATATTGACATTCGACATAAAAATAACAAATGAAATGAACAGTAACAGCGCGTATGATGCAATAAAGATCAAACCATTCAATACTGTTTTATGTTGTGATTTTGCTGTCCACCGGTTAAAAAACCGCACCACAAGGTAAGATATCCCGGCCGGGATCAATAAAATAAAGACAAAAAAAAGCAATTCCATAGCTATTAATTTTATATCAAAACTATTATTTTAAAATTAAAAAACAATAACCTGATAAATATTTTGTAAAAAACGGCCCAATTAAATCATAATTTTACCTAATGGTTAGATTGATTATATTTGATAGTAATCAGAAAGTGAACATAATATTTCTTTGAAATGGATTGGAAAATCAATTATTCGTCTCAGTCAAAATGGCAAAATGTTGTTGACATTTACGAGACTATTCTTAAAAATGAATTTTATGATACAGATTATTGGTATTCTGTGGGAAGTACCGATGTCAGTTTTAAGCTTTCATTATTTACAAAAGAAGACTGGGAAAAGCTGAAAGAAGATATTGTTAACTGGAAAAGTAACCAGATTGAAATATTAAGCCTGATCCTTACATCAGATAAGGATCGTTTTGAATTGACTGATATAAAATCATTTCAATCATTAAAAAGTGAATGTTATTCTTATCTATTGATCATTTGTAACGATGATCTTTTTACAGATTTAATTGATAGTATAGATTTCATAAAATTCAATAACAATAAAGATTCTGAAATCCTCAATGAAATAAAGTTTCGTCTTTTAAAGCTAAAAGATTCTCCCCTAATCCAGAATAACAACTCTAATCATTTTTTGTATACCCAAACCCGGTTCGAAAATTTTATGCAGTTAGTTAATGATGAAATAGAAAAAGCAGATGATAATTCCTCATATGTTCAATGAAAACAGCCGGATTTGCCGGAATCTAATTAGCTTATGCTGAATTACTTCTTATTTTATTTTTAAACTCTGAAGCATCAAATAAATTAAAAGTGAACAACTTACGATTTTTCAAATTTAATTGCCTAATTTTGCACTCCGAAAATAAGGATCGAGAATATGAAAAAATTAGGCGAATACAGAAAGCTTCTTGAGGTTGACAAAAATGTTACACTGAAGGATTTAAAAACAATTTACAGGAATACGATGAAAGATTCTCATCCTGATAAATTTATTAATGATGAAGCCGGAAAACTGGAAGCAGAAGAAAAAAGCAAATCTGTGATTGAAGCCTACCACTTTTTAGTAAGCATCAACCCGGAAACACAGGAAAAATATAAAGAAGAATACACAGAAACCATAACAACATCCAATATTCAGGATTTTTATCTTGAAAAATCCATCCTGACGGTTCAGCACCTGAACGGTAAAATGTATGAATATATTGGTGTTCCGAGAAATACTTATATAAAAATGGTCAATGCCGATTCGCCCAGCCGTTTTGCAAGAAGACATATTTATGGAAATTTTACCTACAGAAAGTCTGGTGAGGCTATGGCAGATTAATTTTTTCATATTATAATATAAAAAGAGCTTTCAGTTTTTACTGGAAGCTTTTTTATTGCTAAAAAGGACAAAATATTATGTTTCGGCTAAAGCCATATGGATCTATACAATTAGGCGGGCTAAAGCCCGCTCCTATTGAATATTTTTCTTAATGCACCACGATTGACGAAAAGGAAAACAGGCTCCTTTACAATACTATAATAACAATTAATCATCAATAGAAATGGGCTTTAGCCCATTTACAATAATGAACATACTCCAATGGCTTTAGCCAAAACCTATATGGTAAATCTTGAATCATCATCTGCCAACAAAAAAAGCGCATCAGAAATCTGATACGCTTTTCGGTTAATTAAGGTTAAATATTTTAGTCTACGTGCTTAGTAGTAAATCCATCTTCACTTAGCTCTTTATGTACATAATCTGCCTTCATTTCAGATTCATAATCTACTTTTTCATGTTTGCCCATTCTTCGTAGAATAGAATCAAACAGAGAGTATACTACCGGTACGATAATCAAGGTAAGGAATAGAGACGATGTCAAACCACCGATAACTACCCATGCAAGACCTTTGTTCATCTCCGCTCCTGCTCCTGTTGCCAATGCAATTGGTAACATACCGAAGATCATCGCAATCGTTGTCATCAGGATCGGACGAAGACGGGCGTGGTTAGCCTGTACTAATGCATCATGCGTATTGGCACCTGCTTCTTTTCTGGCATTCGTAAAGTCTACGATCAGAATCGCGTTTTTCGCAACAAGACCGATCAACATGATCATACCCAGCATCGTAAAGATGTTCAGTGAATTCGCAGTTAAGGCAAGGATCACCATTACCCCGATCATTGCCAGCGGAATGGAGAACAATACCACGAACGGATATACGAAACTGTCATACAAGGAAACCATTACCAGGTATACCAATACGATAGCTGCCAATAAAGCAATACCCAACGTACCGAAACCTTCCTGCTGGTTTTCCATATCACCACTCCAGATGTAATCTACCCCTACAGGTTTGTTTTTGCTGGTCATGAACTGGTTCGCCCACTCATTAGCTACGTCACCTACAGGTCTACCCACTGCTTTTGCTCTTACTTTTACAGAAGGAGATTTATCTCTACGTTCAAGCAAACTCGGTCCTGAACCCATTTTTACATCTGCAAACTGGCTCAAACGAACCTGCTGTCCCTGTGGATTGGTAAACATAAGGTTTTTAACATCATCAATGGATTGTCTGTTCGCATCACCGAAACGGATATTGATATCATATTCATATTCTCCTGCTCTGAATTTACCGTCTGTATTTCCGTTGAATGCAGTCTGCATCGTTTGTCCTACACTTGAAAGATTCAACCCTAAAGATGCCATTTTATCCCTGTCTATGTTTACCTGAACTTCCGGGTTACCTGTATCGGTTGATAATTCGGCATCTACTGCTCCGGGAACTTTTTTCAGTAATTCTAAAATTCTCGTAGCTTCTTTTACTGCTGTTGCATTATCCGGGGCTGTCACTACCATTTCAATCGGCGCATTTTCAGCACCCATGATACCAATTGGAGCGGTTTTAAATTCAACACCTGTGAATTTCTCTTCCAGCTCTCTTTTTATTTTTGCAGCCTTGATATTCGTACTTTCGGAACGTTCAGACTTATCTGTTAAGTTTACCTGAACCTCAGACTGGTAAGTTGTAGCCTGCGCCCCACCAAAACCTGTTGACTGCTGACCAACTGTTGTAATCAGGTCAACAACATCTTTATCGTTTCTTAAAAACTTCTCAACATCTAATGTTAACTGGTTTGTTTTTTCAACGGTTGCATCTTTTGATAATTCCATCTGAACAAGGAACTGTCCACGGTCAATCGGAGGGAAGAATTCCCCACCAATGAAGCCGAATGCAACTAACATGAATGAAGCAATCAGGATAACAAATGTAATTACTACTGTTGATATTCTTCTTAAAGTGGATTTCAGACACCATTCAAGGATTCCCGTGATCCAGTGTGTGAATTTATCAATTAAACCTTCAAACCAAAGGATGAATTTCTGGAACCAGTTTTTACCTGTTAAATGCTCTAGTTTACCAAATCTTGATGATAACCACGGGATAATGGTAAATGAGGCCAACAATGATAACATTGTTGCAATAACCACTGTGACGCAGAACTGGGCAAGGATATTGGCCACAAGACCTGAACTCATCGCAATCGGTAAGAATACCACCACAATTACCAAAGTAATCGCTGCAACGGTAAACCCGATCTCTGAAGCTCCATCGTAAGCCGCTCTGATCTTGCTTTTACCCATCTCCATGTGACGGTAAATGTTTTCAAGTACCACAATGGCATCATCCACAAGGATACCTACCACAAGTGACAACCCAAGTAAACTCATCAAGTTTAGGGTATATCCCATTAAATTCATTCCGATGAACGTTGCCACCAATGAAGCCGGGATGGAAACCATTACGATGAATGCGTTTCTGATACTGTGAAGGAATAACAACATTACAATTGCCACGAGAATAATCGCTAAGAATAAGTCGAAAATAACGTGGTTGGCAGATTCAAGGGTAAAGTCTGTAGTATCGTTTACCACTTTTACTTTTATTCCCTGAACTTTATAGGCTGATTCTACTGTTGCGATGGTTTTCTGAACGCTTTCAGATACAGCCACCGCGTTGGCATCAGACTGCTTTTTAACCTGCATCAAAATGGTAGGAAACTGGTTGAATCTCGCTACTTTTTCAGCATCTTTCTGGGAGTCGAAAACCGTTGCAATATCAGATAAACGCACCTGTGCTCCATTTTTATTGGAAACCACAAGGTTGTTCATTTCCTGAGTCGATTTGTATTTTCCGGATAGTCTGATCGTAGATTTTGAAGTTCTCGTTTTTAAACTACCTGTAGGGAAATCAAGGTTTGATGAAAGAATTGCCTGCTGTACATCGGAAATTGAAAGTCCGTATCCCTGAAGCTTTTTCTCATCCAGATTCACCTGAATTTCTCTTTCCTGTCCTCCTACAAGATCAACCTGGGCCACACCGTTTACACGGGAGAAAATAGGTTCAATCTTTTTATCTAAAAGGTCGTAAAGGTCTTTATTATTCAGTTTATCAGATGAAATACTCATCGTGATAATCGGTAAATCATCCAAAGAGAATTTATTCAGTGACGGTGCGTCCACATCATCCGGAAGGTCTGCCAGGATTGCGTTTACCTTTCTCTGAGCGTCATTCAAAGCGTAATCTACATCTGCTCCGTCGTTCAGCTGAACCATGATCACGGATAAGCTTTCGTATGAGGAGGATTCCACTTTTTTCACGTTTTCCAAAGAACCAACGGCATCTTCAATTTTTCGGGTAACGGAGGTTTCCACCTCAGCAGGTGAAGCTCCGGGATATACCGTGGATATGGTTACCATATTGGTTTCGAACTTCGGAATCAATTCGTATCCCATGAGCGTATAACTCAGGATACCACCCAGCGTCAGAATTGTAAATAATACAATAACCAACGATGGTCTTTTAATCGATATTTCTGCTAACTTCATAAACCTTCTACTTTATAATGTTTACTTTAGATCCGTTGTCAAGGTTGATCTGTCCGCTGGTTACTACCTGCTCGCCTCCATTCAGTCCGCTTAATACCTGAACTTTATCTCCGTATACTTTTCCAACTGTTACTTTAATCAGTTTGGCAATACCATTCTGAACAACGAATAACTGGCCTGAACTTACTCCATTTACAAATGCTTCAGCCGGAACCGTCAGCATATTCTGAGTTTCAGCACCGTTATTTGTTTTAAATAGAGCTGTAGCATACATACCGGCTTTCAGATTTCCTCTGTTCTGAACTTCAATTTCAACAGGGAAGTTCAGAGAAGCATCACTTTTAGGAGCAATGAACGTAATCCTACCTGAGAAAGATTCTCCGGGTAAAACATTTACACTGATTGGAACTTCCTGTCCTAACTGAATTCTTCCGATCTGGCTTTCATCCACTAAAACTGAAAGTTTCAGGCTGTTGATATTTACAATCTCAAACATTGCAGTTCCCGGAGAAACTACAGTTCCCGGTTCTACCATCTTTTTATTGATGGTCCCACTGATTCCTGCACGGATGCTTGTATCATTTACTTTTACACTCTGGGCTCTTACTGCAGCCTGAGCATTTTTAAGCTGTAATCTTGAGTTGTCAACCTGCTGTTTCGTAACACCTCCGGTTTTGAAAGCGTTTTCATAACGTTGGTTGTCAATGATTGCATTCTGCAGATTATTCTGAGCCTGGGTAACATCAACTTCGATAGCATCTCTTTTGATTGTTGCCAGAACCTGCCCTGCTCCAACTCTTGAACCTTCTTTTACCAAAACGTTTACAATACGCCCTGAGATCTCAGAAGACTGGTTCATTTCCTGCTTTGGAAGGAAAGTTCCGTTGGCGGAATAATCCGTATCAATATTTTCTCTTGATACTGTTACGATATTTACATTGATTTTATCTACCTGCTTGGCTACTTCTTTTACTTCCTGTGTCTGTTTTTCTTTATTACCTGCAATCTTGTATGCCGCCAGACCTACCAGTACAGCTGCTACGATGATATATATTAAAGTTTTTTTCATTTTAGTTTATT includes the following:
- a CDS encoding DUF2306 domain-containing protein; translated protein: MIIKIVRALAIISILIFSILMLKVISQYTGFDKNVGFLMFKQKVVSNPYWMAFFYIHIFSITLCLLAGLTQFSGRFLRENRKLHRWIGKIYVYNILIINVPACFVLGLFSNGGVIGISGFLLQDILWAYFTVTAVISIKKGNIQVHKKYMILSYAVTTTAITFRIIKNLIYQENRYDYELFYGLNVWISLLVNLSAAYFIIRNQRTLPSHIDIRHKNNK
- a CDS encoding KTSC domain-containing protein → MKKLGEYRKLLEVDKNVTLKDLKTIYRNTMKDSHPDKFINDEAGKLEAEEKSKSVIEAYHFLVSINPETQEKYKEEYTETITTSNIQDFYLEKSILTVQHLNGKMYEYIGVPRNTYIKMVNADSPSRFARRHIYGNFTYRKSGEAMAD
- a CDS encoding efflux RND transporter permease subunit; protein product: MKLAEISIKRPSLVIVLFTILTLGGILSYTLMGYELIPKFETNMVTISTVYPGASPAEVETSVTRKIEDAVGSLENVKKVESSSYESLSVIMVQLNDGADVDYALNDAQRKVNAILADLPDDVDAPSLNKFSLDDLPIITMSISSDKLNNKDLYDLLDKKIEPIFSRVNGVAQVDLVGGQEREIQVNLDEKKLQGYGLSISDVQQAILSSNLDFPTGSLKTRTSKSTIRLSGKYKSTQEMNNLVVSNKNGAQVRLSDIATVFDSQKDAEKVARFNQFPTILMQVKKQSDANAVAVSESVQKTIATVESAYKVQGIKVKVVNDTTDFTLESANHVIFDLFLAIILVAIVMLLFLHSIRNAFIVMVSIPASLVATFIGMNLMGYTLNLMSLLGLSLVVGILVDDAIVVLENIYRHMEMGKSKIRAAYDGASEIGFTVAAITLVIVVVFLPIAMSSGLVANILAQFCVTVVIATMLSLLASFTIIPWLSSRFGKLEHLTGKNWFQKFILWFEGLIDKFTHWITGILEWCLKSTLRRISTVVITFVILIASFMLVAFGFIGGEFFPPIDRGQFLVQMELSKDATVEKTNQLTLDVEKFLRNDKDVVDLITTVGQQSTGFGGAQATTYQSEVQVNLTDKSERSESTNIKAAKIKRELEEKFTGVEFKTAPIGIMGAENAPIEMVVTAPDNATAVKEATRILELLKKVPGAVDAELSTDTGNPEVQVNIDRDKMASLGLNLSSVGQTMQTAFNGNTDGKFRAGEYEYDINIRFGDANRQSIDDVKNLMFTNPQGQQVRLSQFADVKMGSGPSLLERRDKSPSVKVRAKAVGRPVGDVANEWANQFMTSKNKPVGVDYIWSGDMENQQEGFGTLGIALLAAIVLVYLVMVSLYDSFVYPFVVLFSIPLAMIGVMVILALTANSLNIFTMLGMIMLIGLVAKNAILIVDFTNARKEAGANTHDALVQANHARLRPILMTTIAMIFGMLPIALATGAGAEMNKGLAWVVIGGLTSSLFLTLIIVPVVYSLFDSILRRMGKHEKVDYESEMKADYVHKELSEDGFTTKHVD
- a CDS encoding efflux RND transporter periplasmic adaptor subunit — protein: MKKTLIYIIVAAVLVGLAAYKIAGNKEKQTQEVKEVAKQVDKINVNIVTVSRENIDTDYSANGTFLPKQEMNQSSEISGRIVNVLVKEGSRVGAGQVLATIKRDAIEVDVTQAQNNLQNAIIDNQRYENAFKTGGVTKQQVDNSRLQLKNAQAAVRAQSVKVNDTSIRAGISGTINKKMVEPGTVVSPGTAMFEIVNINSLKLSVLVDESQIGRIQLGQEVPISVNVLPGESFSGRITFIAPKSDASLNFPVEIEVQNRGNLKAGMYATALFKTNNGAETQNMLTVPAEAFVNGVSSGQLFVVQNGIAKLIKVTVGKVYGDKVQVLSGLNGGEQVVTSGQINLDNGSKVNIIK